Part of the Haliotis asinina isolate JCU_RB_2024 chromosome 8, JCU_Hal_asi_v2, whole genome shotgun sequence genome is shown below.
cccctttaactcgTACATTTTTCGTTGCACGTTGTATCAGGCATAACACCGAATAGtctttgcgtgtgtttatgaTGTGTAAGTGGACCTATTTGTCaagaatacatatatatcactcTAATTAAGTCGAATCACCATTGCGGCCGCTCTTCTGAACATTCAGGATTGTAATATTTCGATACTTCTATAACGATCGCGTTTTCCTGTGGTTGTTAAGAACCAATAAGGGCATACGAAATGACACTTCCATGGTTCTAGTCGATAGTTTCCGAGCGTTACCGTCTATTGCTGCCATGTACAACTACCCCCACAAACTGACACCAGTCGATCTCCACTTACACGTACGGAACAGATCGTACCATGTATGTTTAAAACGAACTCTATATATAACCAATAACCGTACTCCGAGCAAGCACACGCTGTCGGTACCCATGTAAGTCGATGAGAAATAGATGCATACTGTTGGCCGATTGTAGTGCATCGTTTGTTGCTGTTTAACACGAcagtcagcaattttccagctgcACGAGGGCGGTGTGTAAatgttgagtctggaccagacaaacccgTGGCTAAACtgctcagttatttacaggccacgTACTGATATCAACATGTTTTGTATCTATACATAACTCCTCAAATTACTTGCAATCCAAGATAAACAGATGAGAGAATAACAGTCTGGAACTAATTACATGTATTGTAATTTAGTCACATGAATCAAACTGAGACACTGTCACCGTGTAATTATCGATTGCTCACATAATAAAACTTGATTTTACATTCACAAAAACATACGTTCAAGTGGCCGTCTTATGGCGAACTGGCAACTGACACTTATCTTCTTACAGTGGGGTCGGCCGTGTTTACTCGTTTCGCAAGCACCCAGATTCCTCACTTATATTTATTTATCCAATCACATAACTTTCACTGCAAATTGGCCATACGCACTATAGAATTTGGTTTTTGGTTGATAATGGCGATGGTTATCGCTCGTTTGAGATGGTTATTGGTGCATGTATGTTAAATGACATGGCGTTCTCTCAGTCGTCTTGAGCCTTGATAATGTAAGCCTTGGTTCCACTACAATCAAGGCTGAATCGACCTTTGAAATGTTGACACAACAGGTTAATCCTCACTTGAGACATAATGTTGTTGATTGTCCGAATTCCATTATGATAACACAAGTTGGACATGCACTTTCATCTCTTTATTGAAACTTAACTGCATGCTATTGACAGACCATCCACCCAACTATGGACTTTGAACTCAACATCAATATATCCcagttttcaaactgtacaCCCATTTTCGGGTTGTTTTCACACTGGTATAGGATTATTGACATTCCTAAATTCTTCATTGAAACACAGTAAGTCATCAGTGTGGAAACATTCTTTCTAAatcattaacttcttttgaaGTAGACGAACACACAAGACCGAGACAGAGGGCGCTGAAGATATGTTTAATACTGTAAATGGGTACATACATGATCCATCTTCTTCAATGAACATGAACAATGACCACCActgcaagacatgcttgactcaTTTccttatcaaaatatttttgaacttgAATATGGAGGGTCCAGACACATGGTGGACTGATAAACTACAATATGATGGAAATAAAATTTGACACCAGACACACATCACTCTGGGAAACCAACAAatgccattcattcattcatacatcaccaacaacatgaCACACAGAGATTCCATAGCAGGTCTAGACTGAACTGTGTATGATGTCAACTGCAGACACTAAACTGTGTCTCTGCTGTGAAACTCAGTGCATGTAAGGCACAGACAACACTCCTCATTGTCTCATGTCTCCTCTACTGCCATCTCAGACACAAAGTCGCGGTAGAGGATGATGCCTTTGTCTGGGTCAACAGCTGCAGACATCATCTCTTCAAGCTCCTCCTGGGTGAAGGGTTCACCTGCACAAAAATATCAGTGAGTAATGTGTAAGGTTTAATGTCACTTCAAACACGTTTTTAGTTAATTTGATATGTCAGCTGAATAAGATGAGAAGGTTGCTGGTTGGTTTTTAACAGCcagacaacaaaccaaacattcAACTCAGTAAATCTTGTGATAGCAAAGGGGGAACAAAACTGCCCCATATCATTGAAGCACAAGAGTTCTGGGTCGCACATACTGAAAGTGAGTTGGTCCTTGTCAATCAGTTAAAATCCTCTCCCTTCACTAGTGTTGTATGTCAAGTTTACAGGCTGATTAATAGTCATGCCGCTTACATCAAACCCAAATTCCTACCAAAGTCAAATTTGAATAAAGCAAAAAATAGTTACTTCAGAGTTAGAATCTCTTATGATTTTAAATGTGCTATGTAATTTACAGAAACATTGAAAACCTCAAAGAGTTTATTTTGGACTTCTGACCAATTTACACCTTGTGCTATTGCTGGCAAACACCTACCCTCCTCAGTCATGCATTTGCGGAGTTCGTCCTGAGTGAGGTGacctttcatttcagtatcCATGACTTGAAATGCTTTCAGTAATACATCCTCAGGATTTGGTTTGTACCTGTTGAATAACACTTACAATTCTGACatatgaagtcaaatttgatttcACACAACTAGACACACTATTTCTACATCTCTATTACTAGAATTTGTTTATTCATTCATAATGATAACTTTAAATATAATGCCAAATCTATAGCTTATCATGTTAGAAGAGATACACTGAAAGATAAGCAACCAGTGAAATGGTGATGAACTAAGCACCTTCTTTCCATCATCACTTTAGTCATCATTGGGAGGAATTTTTCAAATCTGATGTAGCCAGTTGGCTCTTCCTCTTCAATCTTTGGAAAGAAATAAAAAGACATACATATAATTAATACCATCTCTTAAAAAAAGGAAAGGCAGTTATTTTATGCCTTTTTAACCAAAACCTGCTTGTTATTGATATTGAAAAAATAGAAAGATGAAAAGTCCAAAGATAGTAGAAAATTATGTCACAATTCTAAAGTCTTATAAACATCTGACACTCCTTGCATTGTGATACGAGgatcaaatgtttttttaatgtaacaGGAGTTTCAGGTTACTGACAGGAATATGCAGTATTTTTCATGGAGATTGTTTAAGCCAATTGTATTTCAGATACCTTTAAATTAATACAGGAATACTgctcatgaaaatgttttgaattgtATGCAAACTGCATGAATACCATGTTTCATCAAAGCAACTAACCTCTGCCAGCATATCATGAAGTTCAGCTTCACTGGGGCAGCAGTTGAGAGATCGCACAATAGTTCCTACTTCTCTGGAAAATTATCAATTCACATTTCATAAAAACATATGAAAGGAATGTACATATCCACTGACATAACAACTAAACCTATCGCTTATAGAGATATTCATATAAGCCTCTTATAATGTGCTTCTATGAGATGAGATGAAAACATTAATTGTGTAGGTGTATACAATTTGCAAAGATGAATCAGTAGTGTagcaaaatatattcacttctaaaatgcatattttacttTTTGGTTTTATCCAGTTACTCTATAAAAATAATCTTTTTTAATAACCATCTTAAAAGCATATGCTCTGGATATTTCATTGAAACAACAGTTGATTGAACACTGGttatgtgagtgagtaggtgagggTGGTTTTACATTgcctttaaatatatttcagtaatatgaagatgggggacaccagaaatgggcctcacacattgtacccaccaCTGGTTAGGAGACACACACAGTGGAATCTGTACATACCTCACATCTACAGTCTTATTAGActcatggtcaaatatatcaaatgcCTCTGTTATTTTCTTTTGGATGTCTTGTAGGAGTGAATCTGGAATATGAGAAAACTTGTATTAACATATTTCTTAGGTTTCATCTCTTACACTGACTGAGATACTTGGTTTCCACAAGGGCTTGGAGAAGTAACTGACATACTTCTGTAGATTGTGTCCTGAATTAGATTTAAGCACCACTTACGGTATTCACGATTGGTGTTTCAAAGTGACAGGATATTGGGTCCAgttagtttcagatgtctgtctgacccactgaaaattcacagtaCCCATAGAATACAAGTTAAACATGCAttttagatttaacatttcttatatttggcattgaaattattagcaAATGTAAACTTAGCAAACAAGTGTGACATGTCAAATATGAcaacttcagtcaaagtcattgtTAAACATACAGTCGGACACTGGGGCTGGTGGGACCATTGGCAGACGGTCAGgcgctattcgtgaacactgcacCTAGCTGGGAATATGCATGTTGGGTCTGACATTGTTTCTATAAAGCAATTTCCACTGAGACATTTTGTGCCCACCTCTTCAGTACCAGGATAGGGTCAGGGAATGGTGGGTTTACTTGTGTACCTAGATCCGGAACTTGGACACATTAAAGttttaagtctttgaatgtcatttagaagtgaaaatacataagaatgaagattttatggatatcaacttctttatgggagaacacaacgtttcggagttaatgcttactccttcatcaggtgattgagaaagggatacagaggtgtatttatatgtacaggtaaaacaataacaaagtaacaagtggaatgagttaacgaaagctagtataaacaagcactgataggaagccgatagttaagataacaatgatggaagccaatggtaatgcattacagttgattggatatgtttacataacatgattggggataaggatggaagccaatggtgatacattacgcatgataggatgatgtacataacacacgatagggggtgggcatgtttacatgagggttggtgatgtacaaacacaagtatgtactcgggtagataggctatacatgaattacatagatagaatgtacacaggtagatgagattaatttatcaataagtcccaggcacttggtaggtacactccttggtcgcggttgatggctggtttctgtctccggatctcgatggcctcttgcagtttcctttggcgccagttgttgttgttggtagatagtatcctagtgtcctcccatcgaattgagtgttcagggttcttgagaatgtgttcagagatggccgatttctggtcgagtttcctgactgaggtctgatgttccttcattctggtgttgattggtctcagcgtttctccaatgtataggttgccacagttgcaagggatctggtagatgcatcctctcgggttagggtgttcacagctggatcctttaccgttggcttttaggtaggtcttgatggtcttgccactggagaaggtgacatcgatgctggctttggtcttgatgacagcatcaccatcaccgaagctgacaagggcaaagcagcagtcatcatggacaccccggaattcctccagctcgtcaacaacagcctctcagacaccaccacctacctcaatatcaagaaagatccgacggccagactggaaagacaacacaagaaaaccctgaaggacctccatgagaagagagaaatcaacgacatcatcttcaaccagctgaaccctatcaactcccaagtcccatacggaagagccaccatcaagatccacaagaacccgcccaaagcccggatcctagtctgctcaagaggttcagttttctacaacaccgcccagttcctcacacgtctcctcgctccacttggcaaagatggcaagtcctacatcagcgactcttcatcctttgtcaaccagctgaaagaatccaaccccacaggcaccatggtcagctacgacgtcgtggacctcttcaccaacatcccactagaagccctggacatccttcgcagcaagttagccaaccggatagatgacttggacacccagctcaccatagacagcatcatcaacctcgcccgcagctgctttgacacctcctacttcacattcaatggtaagatatacaagcagatccacggtctccccatgggctcacctctttctcctctcattacagaaatcttcatgacctccttcgaggaagcagccctctccacagctccgttccagcccctctgttggtaccgcaaagtcgacgacaccttcaccaccatcgcctatgacaacgaccccaatgagctcctcaaccacctcaacgaccaacatccaagaatcaagttcaccatggagactgagaccaaccaacacctgcccttccttgatgtatccctccacaccacagacgatggacttagaacctcagtttaccgcaagctgacgcacaccgaccagtacatccactacaactcctgccaccaccctcagatcaagcaagctatcatcgccacccttaccagacgtgccaaagccctctgccaccccgatgccctaaacaatgaactggaccacctcagaaagacattcaccacactcaacggttaccctccccagctcgtcacagccaccatcaacaagacccttaaggaccgagaaccccgccccaaacctccatcacccatcagagtaaccataccctaccttggccccatcagtcatcaaatatcacgcctcatcaagaccaaagccagcatcgatgtcaccttctccagtggcaagaccatcaagacctacctaaaagccaacggtaaaggacccagctgtgaacaccctaacccgagaggatgcatctaccagatcccttgcaactgtggcgacctatacattggagaaacgctgagaccaatcaacaccagaatgaaggaacatcagacctcagtcaggaaactcgaccagaaatcggccatctctgaacacattctcaagaaccctgaacactcaattcgatgggaggacactaggatactatctaccaacaacaacaactggtgccaaaggaaactgcaagag
Proteins encoded:
- the LOC137294098 gene encoding dynein regulatory complex protein 8-like yields the protein MSATDEAKENADSLLQDIQKKITEAFDIFDHESNKTVDVREVGTIVRSLNCCPSEAELHDMLAEIEEEEPTGYIRFEKFLPMMTKVMMERRYKPNPEDVLLKAFQVMDTEMKGHLTQDELRKCMTEEGEPFTQEELEEMMSAAVDPDKGIILYRDFVSEMAVEET